From the Salarias fasciatus chromosome 5, fSalaFa1.1, whole genome shotgun sequence genome, the window AGAACCAAGCTATTGTATTTACAACAAGAAATCAAACGATCAATTCCGACTTAGTATCTTTCTTGATAGCATGTCAATGAAAAGAGAGATaaaaatttaaacaaataaacGAATCAGAAAGATCAAACGAAGGCAGTTTATAAAGTGATGCTGGAAACCTGATGAATATCATTTAATTCAATAATCCATGTTCATCAAACTAACATCATAAATTAGGCTGAATACATTTGCAAGTAAAACAGTTATCTCAATAAGTTCATGTAATTAACAAGTATAAGTCGATCTAACTATATGCAAAAGTTCAGACAACAAAAGGTATTTATTAAGACAACACACTTTTTTATGGTTGAGTTAGGAAAATGAGTTGTACTCAAGACAAACATTAAAGGAAGCCCTGTGAGTTAAAATATCAACATGGATTTACAGTGTGGGAATAGAGCCTCCACTGGTCGCCAAGTAATCACTGAAACCTTTCTGCACCTGCCCCAAAAGTTTGTTGCACAGCCTAAGTTTGGCAAACAGGACAGCATCGGGACAAAGCTCCATCACctggacacagaaacacatgcacacacttaaATACATCCCCTTCTATTATAACTTTCAAATTGGTCTAAATACATAAAACGCAACCAAAGCTCTGACCTTCCGATTATCAAAGGCAGTTTTCATGAGTCTTCGCCATATTCCGTCCATTTTCTTGAATGTTCTTGCCTCTACGGGCAGCTGCCGGTTAATTTCATCAGAGCTGAAGGCGGGCTTCAAATTTAACCAGGAACTCTGGCACATCAGCCACTCCTTCAGCACATCCTGTATTTACCAGAACAGGAACACAGAACCACATTAGACTTGATGATACAACTTGGATATCTTCAAATTGTATGACTGTTGTCTGTACTCGAGTCATGTGTAGCTTGCTCTCCCAGGTGTTGATGCGGCCTTCAAAGGCTGTTTTAAATTGTGGGACGGACAAGTTCTGTGTCATGACAATGTGATCATTAAGCAACTGGGACACTCCATCTGGACTCTTCAAAATGTAGGTTTGTGTCTCCTTGTGGGGCAACACATCAAAGACCACTGCAGCCACTCCTGCTCCATCTTTTCCAGGGCCTGGGTGAGAAAAGGtggaaaaacttaaaaaacgTAGATTTGGTGAGATTATCCTCAAAAAAGGATGTGAAGTTGCTGCTACTTTTCCCCTTCAAAAGACACAAAGTCTGAATTGTTTCCATCAACAAAACATGCAACTGAACTTGTACCTGACTATACATGAGTGATAATATAACTTCTTTAAAAACCCAGTAAGTTTCATGTAATTTGTATTAAGAAATGATTTCTTGTTAGAAGTACCTGTTCGATGGAGTGCTCTTTCCCAGAAACCTCAGCTACATAAGCTACATCGTCCATATAATTCTGCAGGCCGAGCTCCAGACAGTGAGAGAAGGTCCAGTTGGCTTTGGGCTCCACTTCCATCTGAATGCGTTCTGAAAGCATTTCCCAGTGGCGGCTCCTCATTCCTGGGTTTCTCAGACCCTGAAGTATCGGGACGTAGGGAAGGAAGTCCTCGATCTTTTTACGGATAAAAGTTGCCACCTCTTGGCAATCTAGAGCAGagtaaaacacaaagacaagtCCATGACATGCACGGGTCAATCACAAGAAGCATCACTTTTTTAGAGAGGGAGGAACACCTACCAGGAATGTCCTTGAAATGCTCAACACATGTGTGCACTGTCTTGAGGGCATCTTTGACTGTGCACTCAAGCTGCTCAGGGTCAATGGAAGACAGTGGATCATTGAGCCACCGCTCATGCCAATATAGCCAATCAGAGGTGGTTTTCCAAAGGTCATCAATGGTTGACAGTCTTTGATCAATTTATGCACACGATCATACTGCAGTACAAATTGACATGTCACAgtcagaaaaaagtaaaaaaacaaaaaaaacaaagatgttttTAACTCAAAACCTTCTCTTTCACTTACATTGGTGGCAGGCATACCAAACA encodes:
- the LOC115389046 gene encoding dynein heavy chain 1, axonemal-like, with protein sequence MTQNLSVPQFKTAFEGRINTWESKLHMTRDVLKEWLMCQSSWLNLKPAFSSDEINRQLPVEARTFKKMDGIWRRLMKTAFDNRKVMELCPDAVLFAKLRLCNKLLGQVQKGFSDYLATSGGSIPTL